One genomic segment of Chitinophaga sancti includes these proteins:
- a CDS encoding IS5 family transposase, translating to MIRYTPAKQLTLEGFSTPFSQQLSTSNRWVILAAKIPWDKLADVYYKKMRADFGAPTLSARMVIGAVIIKHILNIDDREVVEQITENIYLQYFVGLSSFQQEAPFDASLMVSIRKRLGVEVMSRLNEIILQEAGLTKAKEEKTSDAGSKDESDGDGGESNKVGCQADAEIVKETPSEGLSGTLMLDATVSEQQIDYPTDIKLLNEGRRQLEGIIERGCLAAELIMPRMYRNIARKQYLNIAKKKNKSKRDIRRGIRQQLQYVKRDLKYINWLIETGPTFKETLKPKEWTLIQVIQEMYRQQVEMYKKREQKISDRIVSIYQPHVRPMPRGKDRVSTEFGSKQLVLLKDGYTHIEKLSWDNYNEGGLLIECLETHKRLFGCYPERVLGDQLFGTRENRRYMKEKGIRYVGKPLGRPSSDSKQQKRLLQKQMPERNAIEGKFGQGKNAYGLGKIKARLKDTAESWVMSIYFVMNLLKLAAGSFLSLLQIYYWLVTEGYLTIMVSCPDAQLRPRYMRRMEW from the coding sequence ATGATACGTTATACACCTGCAAAACAATTGACATTAGAAGGTTTTTCCACACCCTTCTCGCAGCAGTTATCCACTTCCAACAGGTGGGTTATACTCGCTGCAAAGATTCCGTGGGACAAACTGGCGGATGTGTATTATAAAAAGATGCGGGCTGATTTCGGAGCGCCAACCTTGAGTGCGCGGATGGTAATTGGTGCGGTGATCATCAAACATATACTGAATATAGACGATCGTGAGGTAGTAGAGCAGATCACAGAAAACATATATCTGCAATATTTTGTAGGTCTAAGCAGTTTTCAACAGGAAGCTCCCTTTGATGCATCGCTGATGGTCAGTATTAGAAAACGGTTAGGCGTAGAGGTGATGTCCAGGTTGAATGAGATTATCTTGCAGGAAGCGGGATTAACCAAAGCGAAAGAAGAGAAAACATCGGATGCCGGCAGTAAGGATGAAAGTGATGGGGATGGAGGAGAGAGCAATAAAGTTGGCTGCCAGGCGGATGCAGAGATAGTAAAAGAAACGCCATCTGAAGGACTATCAGGAACATTGATGTTAGACGCGACGGTGTCAGAGCAACAGATCGATTATCCAACGGATATTAAGTTATTAAATGAGGGGCGCCGTCAATTGGAAGGGATAATAGAGCGGGGATGTCTGGCTGCTGAACTGATTATGCCGCGGATGTATCGCAATATAGCCAGGAAGCAATATTTGAACATTGCCAAAAAGAAAAACAAAAGCAAAAGAGACATACGCAGGGGTATCCGTCAGCAATTGCAATATGTTAAGCGGGATTTAAAGTATATCAACTGGCTGATTGAAACAGGACCTACTTTTAAGGAGACATTGAAACCGAAAGAGTGGACGTTAATACAAGTGATCCAGGAAATGTATCGTCAGCAGGTAGAGATGTATAAGAAAAGAGAACAGAAAATATCTGATCGGATTGTAAGTATCTATCAACCGCATGTGCGTCCGATGCCGAGAGGCAAAGACCGCGTATCAACGGAGTTTGGCAGCAAGCAACTGGTGTTGTTGAAAGATGGTTACACACATATTGAGAAGCTGAGTTGGGATAATTACAATGAAGGAGGATTACTAATCGAATGCCTGGAAACCCATAAACGCTTGTTTGGGTGTTATCCGGAGCGGGTATTAGGAGATCAGTTGTTCGGCACACGTGAAAACCGACGATACATGAAGGAAAAAGGGATCCGTTATGTTGGCAAGCCATTGGGTCGGCCCTCATCAGATAGTAAGCAGCAAAAGCGATTATTGCAAAAGCAGATGCCGGAACGAAATGCGATTGAAGGGAAATTTGGACAGGGGAAAAATGCATACGGTCTGGGTAAGATCAAGGCCCGTCTTAAGGATACAGCTGAGAGTTGGGTGATGTCTATTTACTTTGTTATGAATCTGCTTAAACTGGCAGCAGGTTCTTTTTTGTCATTACTCCAAATCTATTACTGGCTGGTAACAGAGGGTTATTTAACGATAATGGTGAGTTGCCCGGATGCACAACTTAGACCTCGATATATGAGACGTATGGAATGGTAA
- the uvrA gene encoding excinuclease ABC subunit UvrA — MAKKKENASTPVLTPATADDQIAVFGARVHNLKNLDLTLPKNKLVVITGISGSGKSSLAFDTIYAEGQRRYMESFSAYARQFIGDMERPDVDKITGLSPVISIEQKTTNKNPRSTVGTITEIYDFLRLLYARVGIAYSYNSGKRMTRFSEEEIMDHVFKNFPKKKLVILAPLIRGRKGHYRELFEQLRKQGYLKVRVNGEILDLKERMQVDRYKIHDIELVVDRVQVQDDARTRISQSIQKALQMGKGLLFIMDNDTNKVSQYSKQLMCEDTGLSYEEPSPNTFSFNSPYGACPRCKGLGTIYQIDMDAVIPDQNVSINDGGLAPLGEARDTFTFKQVQQLAKKNKFSLTAPIGNLPQKTLNLLLFGDENGSLEMDMEFGDNGENAYNSDFEGVINTVRRYFNDTSSDAVRNWAESFMKLHTCPECNGSRLKKESLFFKVDEKNISELGNMDLDKLAAWFKDIEKRLDKKQNTIAKDILKEIRERLGFLLNVGLTYLTLNRATRTLSGGESQRIRLATQIGSQLMGITYILDEPSIGLHQRDNMQLIDALRNLREMGNTVIVVEHDKDIMLHADHLIDVGPGAGVHGGRIIAQGTPSQILKLDTPTAGYLNGKQAGTIPSERRKGNGKALELKGATGNNLKNVSVKLPLGTFICVTGVSGSGKSTLINETLYPILSQHAYDSKQDPMPYKSIKGLENIDKVIEIDQSPIGRTPRSNPATYCGFFTDIRTLFSQVPEAKIRGYNAGRFSFNVKSGRCDVCEGGGMRVIEMNFLPDVYVHCEKCNGRRYNRETLEIRYKGKSISDVLDMTVDEAVEFFQPVTYIYRKIKTLQDVGLGYITLGQSAVTLSGGEAQRVKLATELSKKDTGKTIYILDEPTTGLHFQDIQLLLNVLNKLVDRGNTVLVIEHNLDVIKMADHIIDLGPEGGAGGGTILCTGTPEQVSECKESHTAKFLKQELKR; from the coding sequence ATGGCAAAGAAGAAAGAGAATGCATCAACGCCGGTCCTCACACCGGCTACGGCAGATGATCAAATAGCTGTGTTTGGCGCCCGGGTTCACAATCTCAAAAACCTGGACCTCACATTACCTAAAAATAAACTGGTTGTCATCACCGGCATCAGTGGCAGCGGAAAATCCTCCCTGGCATTCGATACCATCTACGCAGAAGGCCAACGCCGATACATGGAAAGCTTTTCTGCCTACGCACGCCAGTTCATAGGCGATATGGAACGCCCCGATGTTGATAAAATCACCGGCCTTTCCCCGGTTATCTCCATCGAACAAAAAACTACCAACAAAAATCCCCGCTCTACCGTAGGGACCATCACCGAAATTTATGACTTCCTCCGCCTGCTCTACGCACGCGTAGGTATCGCATACTCCTATAATAGTGGTAAACGCATGACCCGCTTCTCCGAAGAAGAAATCATGGACCACGTATTTAAAAACTTCCCGAAAAAGAAACTCGTCATCCTCGCCCCCCTCATCCGCGGGCGTAAAGGTCACTACCGCGAACTCTTCGAACAGCTCCGCAAACAGGGCTACCTCAAAGTACGCGTGAACGGAGAAATCCTCGACCTGAAAGAAAGGATGCAGGTGGATCGTTACAAAATCCACGACATCGAACTGGTAGTTGACAGGGTACAAGTGCAGGACGACGCCCGCACCCGCATCAGCCAGAGCATTCAAAAAGCCCTGCAGATGGGGAAAGGCCTCCTCTTCATCATGGACAATGACACTAACAAAGTCAGCCAGTACTCCAAACAACTCATGTGTGAAGATACCGGCCTCTCCTACGAAGAGCCCTCTCCAAACACATTCTCCTTTAACTCTCCATATGGCGCATGCCCCCGTTGTAAAGGCCTCGGCACCATCTACCAGATAGATATGGACGCCGTGATCCCCGATCAAAACGTCTCTATCAACGACGGTGGCCTCGCCCCACTCGGCGAAGCCAGAGATACCTTCACCTTTAAACAGGTACAACAACTCGCCAAAAAGAATAAATTCTCCCTGACTGCCCCCATCGGCAACCTGCCTCAGAAAACATTGAACCTCCTCCTATTCGGAGATGAAAATGGTAGCCTGGAAATGGACATGGAATTCGGGGATAATGGCGAAAACGCTTATAACTCTGACTTCGAAGGGGTGATCAACACCGTTCGCCGTTACTTCAACGATACTTCGTCAGACGCTGTACGCAACTGGGCTGAAAGCTTCATGAAACTACATACCTGCCCTGAATGTAACGGCTCCCGCCTCAAAAAGGAAAGCCTCTTCTTCAAGGTAGATGAAAAAAATATCTCCGAACTGGGGAACATGGACCTGGATAAACTAGCCGCCTGGTTCAAGGACATCGAAAAGCGACTGGACAAAAAACAAAACACCATCGCCAAAGATATCCTCAAAGAAATCAGGGAAAGACTAGGCTTCCTGCTCAACGTTGGTCTCACTTACCTCACCCTCAACCGTGCTACCCGTACGCTGAGCGGTGGTGAAAGCCAGCGTATCCGCCTCGCCACCCAGATCGGCTCCCAACTCATGGGTATCACTTATATCCTGGATGAACCCAGTATTGGTCTTCACCAGCGTGATAATATGCAACTCATCGATGCCCTCCGCAACCTTCGCGAAATGGGCAACACCGTGATCGTGGTGGAACACGATAAAGATATCATGCTCCATGCCGACCACCTCATCGACGTTGGTCCAGGTGCCGGTGTACACGGTGGCCGCATTATCGCCCAGGGTACACCCAGCCAGATCCTGAAACTCGATACCCCCACCGCCGGCTACCTGAATGGTAAACAGGCAGGGACCATCCCCTCCGAAAGACGCAAGGGTAACGGGAAAGCACTGGAACTAAAAGGCGCCACCGGCAATAACCTCAAGAACGTGAGTGTGAAACTCCCGCTAGGTACCTTTATCTGCGTAACAGGGGTATCCGGTAGTGGTAAGTCTACTCTCATCAACGAAACGCTGTACCCCATTCTGAGTCAGCACGCCTACGATTCCAAACAGGACCCGATGCCTTACAAAAGCATCAAAGGCCTTGAAAATATAGACAAGGTCATCGAAATCGATCAGTCCCCAATCGGTCGTACCCCCCGTAGTAACCCGGCTACTTATTGCGGGTTCTTTACGGACATCCGTACCCTGTTCTCCCAGGTGCCGGAGGCCAAGATCAGGGGCTATAATGCAGGTCGGTTCTCCTTCAATGTAAAAAGCGGTCGCTGTGATGTTTGTGAAGGAGGGGGGATGAGAGTCATTGAAATGAACTTCCTCCCTGATGTATACGTGCATTGTGAGAAATGTAATGGCCGCCGGTACAATCGTGAAACACTGGAAATCAGGTACAAAGGCAAATCTATCTCCGATGTACTGGATATGACGGTCGATGAGGCGGTGGAGTTCTTCCAGCCCGTAACTTATATATACCGGAAAATCAAGACTTTACAAGATGTAGGACTGGGATATATCACATTAGGACAATCAGCCGTGACCCTGTCAGGTGGTGAGGCCCAGCGTGTAAAACTGGCGACTGAACTATCTAAAAAAGATACCGGAAAGACTATTTATATCTTAGACGAACCTACTACGGGTCTGCACTTCCAGGATATCCAGCTGTTGCTGAATGTACTAAACAAACTGGTAGATAGGGGGAATACCGTGCTGGTGATCGAACATAACCTGGATGTGATCAAGATGGCCGATCATATTATTGATCTGGGGCCTGAAGGTGGCGCTGGCGGAGGTACAATATTATGTACCGGTACACCGGAACAGGTGAGTGAATGCAAGGAAAGCCATACGGCGAAGTTCCTGAAGCAGGAGCTAAAAAGATAG
- a CDS encoding site-specific integrase, with product MEGNRIFITYFLYKSRKTSKGQIPIFVRITYEGNRLNHNTALFIEEKSWDGRKYQVKGNKQEAQEINKNLSILKGRILSIYNDLLERNIPVSIDLIRNKLAGKDIERKTLLDAVSYHNEQLSKSIGIDHSKGTLTKFKTLEAKLVKFITTQLNRKDIFLKELKHEFVVDFEMYLKRSEKISHNPVIKYIQSLKKVINMAITHGWLDNNPFRNFKCSLKTIERGYLSQEELLNIQHKVIENERLNKVRDIFIFSCFTGLAYADIKELKYKHLSTINNERWIITHRQKTNTRTSIPLLPQAVEVLNNYEDMSELVDANIFPVLSNQKMNAYLKEIGDICKVNKNLTFHLARHTFATTVTLTNGVPIETVSKMLGHTNLKTTQIYAKVVDTKVSDDMQVLRRKLLGVSKSQINE from the coding sequence ATGGAAGGCAATAGAATTTTCATTACCTATTTCTTGTATAAGTCGAGGAAGACTTCTAAAGGACAGATACCCATTTTTGTTAGAATAACTTATGAGGGGAATAGGCTGAATCATAATACAGCACTGTTTATAGAGGAAAAGTCTTGGGATGGCAGGAAGTATCAGGTAAAGGGAAATAAACAAGAAGCTCAGGAGATCAATAAGAACCTATCTATTTTAAAAGGCAGAATCCTTAGTATTTACAATGATTTGCTGGAAAGGAATATTCCTGTTTCTATTGATCTTATCAGGAATAAGCTGGCAGGAAAAGACATTGAAAGAAAGACACTGCTGGATGCTGTTTCTTATCACAATGAACAGTTAAGTAAAAGCATAGGTATAGACCACTCTAAAGGAACACTTACAAAGTTCAAAACACTGGAAGCAAAACTGGTTAAGTTTATCACCACTCAACTTAATAGGAAAGATATATTTCTAAAGGAGCTTAAACATGAATTTGTTGTTGATTTTGAAATGTACCTGAAAAGGTCAGAGAAGATCAGCCATAACCCTGTGATTAAGTATATCCAATCATTGAAGAAAGTCATTAATATGGCTATAACTCATGGATGGCTGGATAATAACCCCTTTAGGAATTTTAAGTGCTCGTTGAAAACAATAGAAAGGGGATATTTATCACAGGAGGAATTATTGAATATCCAGCACAAGGTTATTGAAAATGAAAGGCTGAATAAGGTAAGGGATATTTTTATTTTCTCCTGCTTTACAGGATTGGCTTATGCTGATATAAAGGAGTTGAAATATAAGCATCTTAGTACCATTAATAATGAGAGGTGGATTATTACCCATAGACAGAAAACAAATACCAGAACAAGTATTCCTTTATTACCACAGGCAGTAGAAGTGCTGAATAATTATGAGGATATGTCTGAGCTGGTTGATGCAAATATTTTCCCAGTATTGAGCAATCAGAAGATGAATGCTTACCTAAAGGAAATTGGGGATATATGTAAGGTTAATAAGAACCTAACATTTCACCTTGCCAGGCATACTTTTGCTACGACTGTAACTCTTACTAATGGGGTGCCTATTGAGACTGTGTCTAAGATGCTGGGGCATACTAATCTGAAGACTACACAGATATATGCCAAGGTGGTGGATACAAAGGTTAGTGATGATATGCAGGTGTTGAGGAGGAAATTATTAGGGGTATCTAAAAGCCAGATAAATGAATAG
- the fabF gene encoding beta-ketoacyl-ACP synthase II: protein MRTVTLKRVVVTGLGALTPIGNDVNTFWDSLKTGTSGAGPITRFDTTEFKTKFACELKGFDIEKYMDKKDARKMDMFTQYAMVAAQEAVEDAGLNKEGVDKTMVGVIWASGNGGMQTFEDQIVEFTQANFVPKFNPFFIPKLISDIAAGQISMKYGFMGVNYCTVSACASSSSALVDAFNFIRLGKANAIVAGGSEAPVTRAGIAGFNALKALSTRNDDPTSASRPFDADRDGFVMGEGAGAIILEEYEHAIARGAKIYAEMVGGAMSADAYHLTATHPEGLGARLGMTRALEDAELTPQDVDYINAHATSTPLGDASELKGIIGVFGDHVTKLNISATKSMTGHLLGAAGAIEAIASIKATQHNLIPPTINTTTLGEGIPTDLNLTIGKAQEREVNVAMSNTFGFGGHNAIVVFKKYKA from the coding sequence ATGCGCACTGTTACGTTAAAAAGGGTTGTGGTTACCGGGCTTGGGGCCTTGACGCCTATCGGAAATGATGTAAACACTTTCTGGGATAGCCTTAAAACAGGGACCAGCGGTGCCGGTCCTATTACACGATTCGACACTACAGAGTTTAAAACCAAATTCGCATGCGAACTGAAAGGTTTTGACATAGAAAAGTACATGGATAAGAAAGATGCCCGTAAAATGGACATGTTCACCCAGTACGCAATGGTTGCCGCTCAGGAGGCTGTTGAAGACGCCGGCCTGAACAAGGAAGGTGTTGACAAAACTATGGTCGGTGTAATCTGGGCTTCTGGTAACGGCGGTATGCAAACCTTCGAAGACCAGATCGTGGAATTCACTCAGGCCAACTTCGTACCTAAGTTCAATCCATTCTTTATTCCCAAGCTGATCTCCGACATCGCTGCCGGTCAGATCTCCATGAAATATGGGTTCATGGGCGTAAACTATTGTACAGTATCTGCTTGTGCTTCTTCCAGCAGTGCTTTGGTTGACGCCTTCAACTTTATCCGCCTGGGCAAAGCCAACGCAATCGTAGCCGGTGGTTCCGAAGCCCCTGTTACCCGCGCTGGTATCGCAGGTTTCAATGCGTTGAAAGCCCTCTCTACCCGCAATGACGATCCTACCTCCGCTTCCCGTCCTTTCGACGCTGACCGCGATGGTTTCGTAATGGGCGAAGGCGCTGGCGCTATCATCCTCGAAGAATATGAGCACGCTATCGCAAGAGGCGCTAAAATCTACGCTGAAATGGTAGGTGGCGCAATGAGTGCAGATGCTTACCACCTGACGGCTACCCACCCTGAAGGTCTGGGCGCACGCCTGGGTATGACCCGTGCCCTCGAAGATGCTGAACTGACACCCCAGGATGTTGATTATATCAACGCACACGCTACTTCTACCCCTCTCGGTGATGCAAGCGAACTGAAAGGTATCATCGGCGTATTCGGTGATCACGTTACCAAACTGAACATCAGCGCTACCAAATCTATGACAGGTCACCTGCTCGGTGCTGCCGGTGCTATCGAAGCTATCGCAAGTATCAAGGCAACCCAGCATAACCTGATTCCGCCTACCATTAATACTACTACCCTGGGTGAAGGTATCCCAACCGACCTGAACCTGACTATCGGTAAGGCACAGGAACGTGAAGTGAATGTAGCGATGAGTAATACTTTCGGCTTCGGTGGTCACAATGCGATCGTAGTGTTTAAGAAATACAAAGCGTAA
- a CDS encoding VapE domain-containing protein: MQQLVYTVNTENDELWSLCFKKWIVATVGCATVDSITNQTAIIFVGNQGVGKTRWMKRLVPLRLENYFYSGIPNLKDKDSKIRLSECFLINMDEMDNLAKHHSERLKEMISKASIRERRPYGRNDELMPRRASFMGSVNSRQFLNDSTGTRRYLGSAE, translated from the coding sequence ATCCAGCAACTAGTTTACACAGTTAATACAGAGAATGATGAACTTTGGTCTTTATGTTTTAAAAAATGGATTGTAGCCACTGTAGGTTGTGCAACAGTGGACTCAATAACAAACCAAACTGCTATCATTTTTGTTGGAAACCAGGGAGTAGGTAAAACGAGGTGGATGAAAAGGTTGGTTCCATTAAGATTAGAGAACTATTTTTATTCTGGAATTCCCAATCTCAAGGATAAGGATTCGAAAATAAGGTTATCTGAATGTTTTCTGATAAATATGGACGAAATGGATAATTTGGCGAAACACCATTCAGAAAGATTAAAGGAGATGATTTCCAAAGCTAGCATAAGAGAAAGAAGACCTTATGGGCGTAATGATGAATTAATGCCTAGAAGAGCCTCATTTATGGGATCAGTAAACAGCAGACAATTCTTAAATGATTCAACTGGAACAAGAAGATATTTAGGGTCTGCTGAATAA
- a CDS encoding fatty acid desaturase, with translation MKVFTDVLTDPVYTKSTKPDSKFQKFLKSMIRDERDLPFLYLTIELSLTLLPLAILLFLPLPAFLWWTAAVAFTFLNNFRYKGPFGLMLHCTSHRVFFVKKYQLLNHYLPWVIGPLFGQTPETYYSHHIGMHHPENNMPDDESCTMPFQRDSIRGFSRYLGSFFFTGVIHLARYFVRKHRKKLLIRSVRGEILYILMCVGLSFVNFPATLVVFILPFVISRIIMMVGNWAQHAFICAMDPDNAYKNSITCINTKYNHKCWNDGYHISHHIKPNMHWTEHPLYFRQTLHEYIENEAIVFDGIHFLHVWLWLMGKRYDLLAKHFVNIGNRFNSDEEIMAFLRVRTKKIDLATLPATTVAVA, from the coding sequence ATGAAAGTATTCACTGACGTACTTACTGACCCAGTTTACACAAAGTCAACAAAACCAGATTCGAAATTCCAAAAGTTCCTGAAATCGATGATCCGTGACGAGCGCGACCTTCCATTTCTCTACCTCACCATCGAACTTTCCCTCACCCTCCTGCCACTGGCCATATTATTATTCCTGCCATTACCGGCATTCCTGTGGTGGACCGCTGCAGTAGCTTTTACATTTTTGAACAACTTCAGGTATAAAGGCCCCTTTGGCCTTATGCTACACTGCACCAGTCACCGGGTGTTTTTCGTTAAAAAATATCAGCTACTCAATCACTACCTCCCATGGGTGATCGGACCCCTCTTTGGCCAGACACCTGAAACATATTATAGCCATCACATCGGTATGCACCACCCGGAAAATAATATGCCGGATGATGAAAGTTGTACCATGCCATTTCAGCGTGACTCCATCAGGGGATTTAGCCGTTACCTGGGTAGCTTTTTCTTTACAGGAGTAATACACCTGGCCAGGTATTTCGTCAGAAAGCACCGGAAAAAACTGCTGATCCGCTCTGTAAGAGGAGAGATACTATATATATTAATGTGTGTAGGGTTGTCTTTTGTAAACTTCCCCGCTACTTTGGTGGTCTTCATCCTGCCATTTGTGATTTCCAGGATTATCATGATGGTGGGAAACTGGGCACAGCATGCATTCATTTGCGCCATGGATCCGGATAATGCTTATAAAAACAGCATCACCTGTATTAATACCAAGTATAATCACAAGTGCTGGAACGATGGCTACCACATCAGTCATCATATCAAACCGAATATGCACTGGACAGAACATCCTCTTTATTTCAGGCAAACGCTGCATGAATATATTGAGAACGAAGCCATTGTATTTGACGGCATCCACTTCCTGCATGTATGGCTGTGGTTGATGGGGAAGAGGTATGACCTGCTGGCAAAACACTTTGTAAATATTGGAAACCGGTTTAACTCGGATGAGGAAATCATGGCTTTTTTGAGGGTACGGACAAAGAAAATAGACCTGGCGACATTGCCGGCCACAACGGTAGCAGTTGCTTAA